The following are encoded in a window of Apis mellifera strain DH4 linkage group LG10, Amel_HAv3.1, whole genome shotgun sequence genomic DNA:
- the LOC102654349 gene encoding uncharacterized protein LOC102654349, whose amino-acid sequence METSIIAVNVMNIANCVLELVSNSLQVNATSIAIRFHSEERKIQVIDNGIGISKVELKTIAEYNNKNYCNYPIRYAIHNWRKQTLTNIRRLSNIMMISSRYYNSSKTYMKIFKINHESKIERIERRPSQGTTITIYGFHELSLSKWNIAFMYYLIGNIAIANPQTSFTIRDDKIKKVTMIITKPHNPINIFKLLYNKKMIFYKIWFIRSKQKSDIKFCAYIGISHSNFTVPQHIFINNKLVDCPLILQIISTIFINTLKFFKKQIAEKETIFILLFITCTEYIFIIENGKRTLMFSNIYNLLQSIKNKIINIFIKDIKPLSNDSKCSNRANKQKSKNNEIQLITDHLMQLHTSILQNTKSIQLTLSEWSNWSDSKNLKQCENNSLKFYKHFDFLPEKLHKLLRGNTKLIQTNILNAYDENLYLIKVKSGLQIPDILPHQEIDVRLCKNDRFCEFKINKKLLKFIKILGQLNNELIVGLIIQNNIKMLLLMDQHAIHERIRYEQLLHEYKLQIRNQLFSIKLKNPIVIQLSAKSCNLLLSNHKILKRFGITFNILDNNNIIIRAVPECLKKNNYSELKLKLNIQNLLNELIQNSTKYINYQINDLPITIHNAIVMKACHGMLFFLLYLYIFLISNLLNNLTNIRYKV is encoded by the exons atggaaaCGTCAATCATTGCAGTCAATGTAATGAATATTGCCAACTGTGTCTTAGAATTG gtGTCAAATTCTTTACAAGTCAATGCTACATCAATTGCAATACGATTTCACAGTGAAGAACGTAAAATTCAAGTAATAGATAATGGTATAGGAATATCGAAAgtagaattaaaaacaattgcagaatataataataaaaattattgcaattatccAATTAGATATGCTATTCATAATTGGAGAAAGCAGACACTTACTAACATTCGTagattatctaatataatgatgatatcttctagatattataattcatctaAAACATATATGaag atttttaaaataaatcacgaatcaaagattgaaagaattgaaagaagacCTTCTCAGGGTACCACAATAACTATTTATGGATTTCATGAATTATCTCTAAGCAAATGGAATATAgcttttatgtattatttaattggaaaCATTGCTATAGCCAATCCTCAA aCTTCATTCACTATTagagatgataaaattaaaaaagttaccATGATAATTACTAAGCCACATaatccaataaatatttttaaattgttatataataaaaaaatgatattttataaaatatggttTATAAGATCTAAACAAAAATCTGATATCAAATTCTGTGCATATATTGGAATATCACATTCTAATTTCACTGTCCCTcagcatatttttataaataataaacttgttGATTGTCctttaattttgcaaataatttccactatttttatcaatacactaaaattctttaaaaaacaaatagcagagaaagagacaatttttattctattattcattacatgtactgaatatatttttattatagagaatggaaaaagaactttaatgttttctaatatatataatttattacaaagtattaaaaacaagataataaatatttttataaaagatattaaacctTTGTCTAATGATTCAAAATGTAGCAATAGAgctaataaacaaaaatctaaaaataatgaaatacagCTAATTACAGATCATTTAATGCAATTACATACatctattttacaaaatacaaaaagcaTTCAATTAACACTTTCTGAGTGGTCTAACTGGTCTGActctaaaaatttgaaacaatgtgaaaataattctttaaaattttataagcattttgattttttaccagaaaaattacataaactaTTGCGtggaaatacaaaattaatacaaactaatattttaaatgcatatgatgaaaatttatacttgATTAAAGTAAAATCTGGATTGCAAA TTCCAGATATATTACCTCATCAAGAAATTGATGTGCGTCTATGTAAAAATGACCGattttgtgaatttaaaataaataaaaaattgttaaaatttattaaa ATATTAGGACAGTTGAACAATGAACTAATAGTaggattaataattcaaaataatataaagatgcTTTTATTAATGGATCAACATGCAATTCATGAAAGGATAAGATATGAACAATTACTTcatg aatacaaattacaaataagaaatcaattattttctatcaaattgaaaaatcctaTAGTTATACAACTATCTGCAAAGAGTTGcaatttacttttatctaatcataaaatactaaaaagatttggtataacttttaatatattagataacaataacataataatacgAGCAGTGCcagaatgtttaaaaaaaaacaattatagcgaattgaaattaaagttaaatatacaaaatcttttaaacgaattaatacaaaattctacaaaatatataaactatcaaattaatgatttaccAATTACTATACATAATGCAATTGTAATGAAAGCTTGCCATGGTatgctcttttttcttttatatttatatatatttttaatttcaaatttgttaaacaatttaacaaacatcagatataaagtataa
- the LOC412916 gene encoding ETS-like protein pointed isoform X3 has protein sequence MLTGMAKLMKQELASDAEEEGLVPALSGRFTSMRKVPSLSDLSDPESSLDIPAQVPPLTPGTNKKMTEALEASFASWEKERVRLNITKDPRQWSEAAVAHWLHWAIGEFSLAGVAIQPWQNMTGKQICAMGKESFLARAPAFMGDILWEHLEILQKDVDAAKASLENVAGNMYESVCVPDLGDFLGYQSGGGGGGGGHQVATPEHKSPATPASSATSNSSGPQNGGNQAGAPLQPPSASVSLPSRQYHNDGGYNHLRSPVCQDENQRDETSPPPHSHNTQAPNSHSTTPNSNNNNNNNNNANNAYIHLRNLNQLKTESNYSNHHITEHLQGGGAGLTSGNDLAGTGTNESDLRVSQAATESYMTPANYSGYDEASEYHSLPQDHQPPHPFNLDGSPEFYSTSGIHLEPKYQQSPFKNYPRGRYHEGYSESGGYGQYDATPFQTVPGSGSGGGGGGVGGDQWGVGPLEHLSHHPAFLAGLGPRDSSNPHHPSSIGNNPDQKPLLQSAMIPGYTSSGPCFTGSGPIQLWQFLLELLTDKSCQGFISWTGDGWEFKLTDPDEVARRWGIRKNKPKMNYEKLSRGLRYYYDKNIIHKTAGKRYVYRFVCDLQSLLGYSPEELHAMVDLKPEKKEED, from the exons ATATACCGGCACAAGTGCCGCCGTTAACACCTGGGACCAACAAGAAGATGACCGAGGCCCTGGAGGCCTCTTTCGCCTCCTGGGAGAAGGAACGAGTCCGCCTCAACATAACCAAAG ATCCGAGGCAATGGTCGGAAGCAGCTGTCGCTCACTGGTTGCACTGGGCCATCGGCGAGTTCTCCCTCGCTGGTGTAGCGATACAACCCTGGCAGAACATGACCGGGAAACAGATTTGTGCCATGGGGAAGGAATCCTTTTTGGCACGTGCTCCGGCCTTCATGGGCGATATCCTGTGGGAACACCTCGAGATACTTCAAAAAG ATGTCGACGCGGCGAAGGCCTCTCTGGAGAACGTGGCGGGCAACATGTACGAAAGCGTATGCGTGCCAGATTTAGGTGATTTCTTGGGATACCagagcggcggcggcggcggcggcggcggtcaTCAGGTCGCGACGCCGGAACACAAGAGTCCAGCGACGCCAGCGAGTTCCGCAACTTCGAACTCGTCGGGCCCGCAAAACGGCGGAAACCAAGCGGGGGCCCCGTTGCAACCACCCTCCGCCTCGGTCTCTCTGCCCTCGAGACAGTATCATAACGATG GAGGTTACAACCATTTACGCAGTCCCGTGTGCCAAGACGAGAATCAGAGGGATGAAACCTCGCCGCCACCCCACAGCCATAACACTCAAGCGCCCAACTCTCATTCCACTACTCCGAATagcaacaataacaataacaataacaacaacgcGAACAACGCGTATATACATCTGCGGAACTTGAATCAGCTCAAAACGGAGT CGAACTACAGCAATCACCATATAACGGAGCACCTCCAAGGGGGTGGGGCAGGTTTGACGAGCGGCAACGATCTCGCGGGCACGGGGACCAACGAGAGCGACTTAAGGGTTAGCCAAGCCGCCACGGAGAGCTACATGACCCCGGCGAATTATTCCGGATACGATGAAGCGTCCGAGTATCACAGCCTGCCGCAGGATCATCAACCGCCGCACCCCTTCAATCTCGACGGCTCGCCGGAATTTTACAGCACCAGCGGAATTCATCTCGAGCCCAAGTATCAGCAGTCgcctttcaaaaattatcctcGAG GTCGATACCACGAGGGGTACAGCGAGAGCGGTGGATACGGCCAATACGACGCGACGCCATTCCAAACGGTTCCAGGAAGCGGAAGCGGAGGTGGAGGGGGTGGCGTTGGGGGTGATCAGTGGGGAGTGGGCCCTCTCGAGCACTTGTCCCATCATCCGGCATTCCTAGCCGGCCTTGGTCCAAGGGACTCTTCCAATCCTCATCATCCCTCGTCCATCGGAAACAATCCTGATCAGAAGCCTCTGTTGCAGAGCGCGATGATCCCTGGTTACACGA GCAGCGGACCATGCTTTACCGGTTCCGGCCCCATTCAACTTTGGCAGTTTCTGTTAGAGTTGTTAACAGATAAATCGTGCCAAGGCTTCATCTCGTGGACCGGCGATGGCTGGGAGTTCAAGCTGACCGATCCGGACGAGGTGGCACGTCGCTGGGGCATCCGCAAGAACAAGCCTAAAATGAATTACGAGAAGTTGAGCCGTGGTCTTCGTTACTATTACGACAAGAATATTATACACAAAACAGCCGGCAAACGATACGTTTACCGTTTTGTCTGTGACTTACAGAGTCTCTTAGG ATACAGTCCAGAAGAGCTCCACGCAATGGTAGATTTGAAGccagagaagaaggaagaagactGA
- the LOC552734 gene encoding poly(U)-specific endoribonuclease homolog has product MNIKLILICTILVLFIFVDIGNGKSSKRRTGSSGWGSVFRSRSTPRPRISQTSNQGGSNPNKIGWNVPDKKPTGTNTAPKPSAPKPSAPISEQSAKTSATNVQSGYNPSGGYPRQPASNPYYTNPNQPYNPSIGQSHNPSVGQGYNPSLGYNQGGNPGIGGHVPYGTQSYNGYNPGHSYNSPLGQFNPSMGQIPQQTLFVQQAQRPGIGQLAKEAFVFAGVSAGVNAAVNRLLPGGIYGTRGTGGGSHTEITYNNYYNNGTAPVPISNAEQSVVNAAQSTTTSTVQSQSTQTAQSAVETSQTSQNADTNNASPTNTNSQESAQNNPNPLGFITSNDDIKKLTENLFEKEKNNALKYITINLQGQKKDDSTSDDAAEPLLSVKDEAYEIPTIKAIIMLHNNYELDVKVKEVVTSEERKEESELLDKILETDIIKTTMKFLIDKGYIQDDEFEFKDTMKRIWFSQFKRIDGDASSSGFETVFLAEQFDSDIIGLHNWVYYAKQEAEKKLNYLGYIKEVKLGDKAAVLKVRSSLNRIIQPITTLFVGTSPELEFALYTMCFFTRPNNVCPISLGGTEFVIFVSRVNYFGKDILISGYPDV; this is encoded by the exons ATGAACATCAAGCTAATTCTAATTTGTACGATTCTTGTGTTGTTTATTTTTG TTGATattggaaatggaaaatcGAGTAAACGGAGAACCGGAAGTAGTGGATGGGGATCTGTATTTCGTTCAAGATCAACACCTCGTCCTCGTATATCCCAAACATCAAATCAag GAGGTTCAAATCCAAATAAAATAGGATGGAATGTGCCAGATAAGAAACCAACTGGAACCAATACTGCTCCTAAACCATCTGCTCCTAAACCATCTGCTCCTATATCCGAACAAAGTGCTAAAACTAGTGCAACGAATGTACAATCTGGTTATAATCCCTCag gtGGATATCCTCGTCAACCAGCAAGTAATCCTTATTATACAAATCCTAATCAACCTTATAATCCATCAATTGGACAAAGTCATAATCCTTCAGTTGGTCAAGGATACAATCCTTCTTTAGGCTATAATCAAGGTGGTAATCCTGGAATAGGAGGACATGTACCTTATGGAACACAATCTTATAATGGATATAATCCAGGACACTCATATAATTCACCATTGGGACAGTTCAATCCATCTATGGGTCAAATACCACAACAAACACTCTTTGTACAACAAGCACAGAGACCTGGTATTGGACAACTTGCAAAAGAAGCATTTGTTTTTGCTGGTGTAAGCGCAGGAGTGAATGCAGCTGTTAATAGATTACTACCAGGAGGAATATATGGCACTAGAGGCACTGGAGGAGGTTCTCATActgaaattacatataataattattataataatgggaCTGCACCTGTCCCAATTTCAAATGCTGAACAATCAGTAGTTAATGCAGCTCAATCTACAACTACATCAACTGTTCAGTCTCAATCAACTCAAACAGCCCAATCTGCTGTTGAAACATCACAAACTTCCCAAAATGCAGATACTAATAATGCATCACCAACTAATACAAATTCTCAAGAATCAGCGCAAAATAATCCCAATCCATTAGGATTTATCACTTCCaatgatgatatcaaaaaattaacagaaaatctatttgagaaagagaagaataatgctcttaaatatataacaataaatttgcaAGGTCAGAAGAAAGATGATAGTACCAGTGACGATGCTGCTGAACc GTTACTAAGTGTGAAAGATGAAGCTTATGAAATTCCAACAATAAAAGCCATAATAatgttacataataattatgaattggaTGTTAAAGTAAAAGAGGTGGTCACATCAGAAGAGCGTAAAGAAGAATCTGAACttcttgataaaattcttgaaacagacataataaaaacaactatgaaatttttaattgataaaggaTACATTCAAGatgatgaatttgaatttaaagacACTATGAAACGCATATGGTTTTCTCAATTTAAACGAATCGACGGAGATGCATCAAGTTCCGGTTTTGAAACCGTATTCCTAGCTGAACAATTTGATTCAGATATAATTGGATTACATAATTGGGTCTATTATGCGAAACAAGAAGCAGAGAAGAAGCTCAATTATCTTGGATATATCAAAGAAGTCAAATTGGGTGAC aaAGCAGCAGTTTTAAAAGTACGTTCatcattaaatagaataatacaaCCTATTACAACTCTTTTTGTTGGTACATCACCAGAATTGGAATTTGCTTTGTATACGATGTGTTTTTTTACTCGACCGAATAACGTTTGTCCAATTTCTTTAGGAGGGActgaatttgtaatttttgtaagCAGAGTCAATTACTttggaaaagatattttaatttcgggATATCCTGATgtttaa
- the LOC412916 gene encoding ETS-like protein pointed isoform X5, protein MYSEHARTALMYVDYGGDAYAGMGIKAMKSFARPRDIPAQVPPLTPGTNKKMTEALEASFASWEKERVRLNITKDPRQWSEAAVAHWLHWAIGEFSLAGVAIQPWQNMTGKQICAMGKESFLARAPAFMGDILWEHLEILQKDVDAAKASLENVAGNMYESVCVPDLGDFLGYQSGGGGGGGGHQVATPEHKSPATPASSATSNSSGPQNGGNQAGAPLQPPSASVSLPSRQYHNDGGYNHLRSPVCQDENQRDETSPPPHSHNTQAPNSHSTTPNSNNNNNNNNNANNAYIHLRNLNQLKTESNYSNHHITEHLQGGGAGLTSGNDLAGTGTNESDLRVSQAATESYMTPANYSGYDEASEYHSLPQDHQPPHPFNLDGSPEFYSTSGIHLEPKYQQSPFKNYPRGRYHEGYSESGGYGQYDATPFQTVPGSGSGGGGGGVGGDQWGVGPLEHLSHHPAFLAGLGPRDSSNPHHPSSIGNNPDQKPLLQSAMIPGYTSSGPCFTGSGPIQLWQFLLELLTDKSCQGFISWTGDGWEFKLTDPDEVARRWGIRKNKPKMNYEKLSRGLRYYYDKNIIHKTAGKRYVYRFVCDLQSLLGYSPEELHAMVDLKPEKKEED, encoded by the exons ATATACCGGCACAAGTGCCGCCGTTAACACCTGGGACCAACAAGAAGATGACCGAGGCCCTGGAGGCCTCTTTCGCCTCCTGGGAGAAGGAACGAGTCCGCCTCAACATAACCAAAG ATCCGAGGCAATGGTCGGAAGCAGCTGTCGCTCACTGGTTGCACTGGGCCATCGGCGAGTTCTCCCTCGCTGGTGTAGCGATACAACCCTGGCAGAACATGACCGGGAAACAGATTTGTGCCATGGGGAAGGAATCCTTTTTGGCACGTGCTCCGGCCTTCATGGGCGATATCCTGTGGGAACACCTCGAGATACTTCAAAAAG ATGTCGACGCGGCGAAGGCCTCTCTGGAGAACGTGGCGGGCAACATGTACGAAAGCGTATGCGTGCCAGATTTAGGTGATTTCTTGGGATACCagagcggcggcggcggcggcggcggcggtcaTCAGGTCGCGACGCCGGAACACAAGAGTCCAGCGACGCCAGCGAGTTCCGCAACTTCGAACTCGTCGGGCCCGCAAAACGGCGGAAACCAAGCGGGGGCCCCGTTGCAACCACCCTCCGCCTCGGTCTCTCTGCCCTCGAGACAGTATCATAACGATG GAGGTTACAACCATTTACGCAGTCCCGTGTGCCAAGACGAGAATCAGAGGGATGAAACCTCGCCGCCACCCCACAGCCATAACACTCAAGCGCCCAACTCTCATTCCACTACTCCGAATagcaacaataacaataacaataacaacaacgcGAACAACGCGTATATACATCTGCGGAACTTGAATCAGCTCAAAACGGAGT CGAACTACAGCAATCACCATATAACGGAGCACCTCCAAGGGGGTGGGGCAGGTTTGACGAGCGGCAACGATCTCGCGGGCACGGGGACCAACGAGAGCGACTTAAGGGTTAGCCAAGCCGCCACGGAGAGCTACATGACCCCGGCGAATTATTCCGGATACGATGAAGCGTCCGAGTATCACAGCCTGCCGCAGGATCATCAACCGCCGCACCCCTTCAATCTCGACGGCTCGCCGGAATTTTACAGCACCAGCGGAATTCATCTCGAGCCCAAGTATCAGCAGTCgcctttcaaaaattatcctcGAG GTCGATACCACGAGGGGTACAGCGAGAGCGGTGGATACGGCCAATACGACGCGACGCCATTCCAAACGGTTCCAGGAAGCGGAAGCGGAGGTGGAGGGGGTGGCGTTGGGGGTGATCAGTGGGGAGTGGGCCCTCTCGAGCACTTGTCCCATCATCCGGCATTCCTAGCCGGCCTTGGTCCAAGGGACTCTTCCAATCCTCATCATCCCTCGTCCATCGGAAACAATCCTGATCAGAAGCCTCTGTTGCAGAGCGCGATGATCCCTGGTTACACGA GCAGCGGACCATGCTTTACCGGTTCCGGCCCCATTCAACTTTGGCAGTTTCTGTTAGAGTTGTTAACAGATAAATCGTGCCAAGGCTTCATCTCGTGGACCGGCGATGGCTGGGAGTTCAAGCTGACCGATCCGGACGAGGTGGCACGTCGCTGGGGCATCCGCAAGAACAAGCCTAAAATGAATTACGAGAAGTTGAGCCGTGGTCTTCGTTACTATTACGACAAGAATATTATACACAAAACAGCCGGCAAACGATACGTTTACCGTTTTGTCTGTGACTTACAGAGTCTCTTAGG ATACAGTCCAGAAGAGCTCCACGCAATGGTAGATTTGAAGccagagaagaaggaagaagactGA